In a single window of the Streptomyces sp. NBC_01471 genome:
- the map gene encoding type I methionyl aminopeptidase, which translates to MIEILNPALLARAKDTGALVADILQTLKGRSTVGTNLLDIDRWAKAMIAEAGAQSCYVDYAPSFGRGPFGHYICTAVNDAVLHGLPYDYTLADGDLLTLDLAVSKRGVAADAAISFVVGNAQPTASVAMIRATERALAAGIAAAGPGARIGDISHAIGTVLSQAGYKINTEFGGHGIGSTMHQDPHVANTGRPGRGYKLRPGLLLALEPWVMADTATLVTDADGWTLRSATGCRTAHTEHTIAITEDGAEILTLPKPSQP; encoded by the coding sequence ATGATCGAGATCCTGAACCCCGCCCTGCTGGCCCGGGCAAAAGACACTGGCGCGCTGGTCGCAGACATCCTGCAGACCCTGAAGGGCCGGAGCACGGTCGGTACGAATCTCCTGGACATCGACCGGTGGGCCAAGGCCATGATCGCCGAGGCGGGAGCGCAGTCCTGCTACGTCGACTACGCGCCATCCTTCGGACGCGGTCCGTTCGGGCACTACATCTGCACGGCCGTCAACGATGCCGTGCTCCACGGGCTGCCCTACGACTACACGCTCGCCGACGGCGATCTGCTCACGCTTGACCTTGCCGTCTCCAAGCGCGGAGTCGCCGCGGACGCCGCCATCAGCTTCGTCGTGGGCAATGCGCAGCCCACGGCGAGCGTGGCGATGATCAGGGCAACCGAACGCGCACTGGCTGCAGGGATCGCCGCCGCCGGACCCGGGGCTCGTATCGGCGACATCTCCCACGCCATCGGCACGGTCCTCAGCCAGGCCGGATACAAGATCAACACCGAATTCGGAGGGCATGGCATCGGGTCAACGATGCACCAGGACCCGCACGTCGCGAATACTGGACGGCCCGGCCGTGGATACAAGCTGCGCCCCGGGCTGCTGCTGGCGCTGGAGCCGTGGGTCATGGCGGACACCGCCACACTCGTCACCGACGCCGACGGGTGGACGCTCCGGAGTGCGACGGGCTGCCGGACGGCACACACCGAGCACACGATCGCCATCACCGAGGACGGAGCCGAAATCCTCACGTTGCCGAAGCCGTCGCAGCCGTAA
- a CDS encoding alpha/beta hydrolase, with translation MALATGLGTSPAAADPRRGLTTYVLVHGTHSAGAFWMPIARELTLRGHRVVMVDQPRHGVEAFVPESYQRQDLKAMAAEPSPLKGLGLEDYEARVTGIVRRAARNGPVVLVGHSLGGVSVSRVGDAVPHLLHHICYMAAFCPSRVLPTADACTAAPENANAVSPVELTVGDPDRLGVLRLNFRTGDSHGLALLKEMICADYPDAEFRRILAGMQTDEPIAAYAGRAVGRAGSWGRIPRTYLRFGRDRTIATPLQDRMIAEADAFTPGNSFRVHDFPGASHVGPLDPIPVAEILDTLAG, from the coding sequence ATGGCACTGGCCACCGGGCTGGGCACCTCGCCGGCCGCAGCGGACCCGCGTCGCGGGCTCACCACCTACGTGCTGGTGCACGGTACCCACAGCGCCGGCGCGTTCTGGATGCCGATCGCGCGTGAGCTGACGCTGCGCGGTCACCGCGTCGTCATGGTGGACCAGCCGCGTCATGGCGTGGAGGCTTTCGTGCCGGAGTCGTATCAGCGGCAGGACCTCAAAGCGATGGCGGCCGAGCCCTCCCCGCTGAAGGGCCTCGGGCTGGAGGACTACGAGGCGCGCGTCACGGGCATCGTGCGGCGGGCGGCACGGAACGGCCCGGTGGTGCTGGTCGGGCACAGCCTGGGTGGCGTATCGGTCAGCCGTGTCGGCGACGCCGTCCCGCATCTGCTTCACCACATCTGCTACATGGCAGCCTTCTGTCCCAGCCGTGTCCTGCCCACAGCGGACGCCTGCACGGCGGCACCCGAGAACGCGAACGCCGTCAGCCCGGTCGAGCTGACGGTGGGTGACCCGGACCGGCTCGGTGTACTGCGACTGAACTTCCGGACAGGTGACAGCCATGGACTGGCCCTCCTGAAGGAGATGATCTGCGCGGACTACCCCGACGCCGAATTCCGCCGGATACTGGCCGGCATGCAGACCGACGAGCCCATCGCCGCTTATGCGGGCCGAGCGGTCGGCCGGGCTGGCAGCTGGGGACGCATTCCCCGCACCTACCTGCGTTTCGGCAGGGACCGGACCATCGCCACCCCACTCCAGGACAGAATGATCGCGGAAGCCGACGCATTCACGCCCGGCAACAGCTTCCGCGTGCACGATTTTCCCGGGGCGTCACACGTCGGCCCTCTGGATCCCATCCCGGTCGCGGAAATCCTGGACACGCTCGCAGGGTAG
- a CDS encoding CGNR zinc finger domain-containing protein: MRPGFPDFRLGNVLATSFTGTLSERHGNAVERIPTPHRLVDWLAVNGLAVASCTTAQLDRARELRESIHAVATAAAIQDALPASAVQAINDCSAQGRAAAILTPEGERRWLLGPASRVEDALGVIAADAISVIAGERDGKLALCASPTCRAAFFDTSQSRTRKWCDMNTCGNRQKKARFHANQRKDPGSAE, encoded by the coding sequence ATGCGTCCTGGTTTCCCTGACTTCCGCCTCGGTAACGTGCTGGCGACCAGCTTCACGGGGACTCTGTCGGAGCGTCATGGCAACGCTGTGGAGCGCATTCCCACGCCGCACCGACTCGTCGACTGGCTGGCAGTGAACGGCCTCGCCGTGGCGTCCTGCACCACTGCCCAGCTCGACCGCGCCCGGGAGCTGAGGGAGTCGATCCACGCCGTCGCGACAGCGGCCGCGATCCAGGACGCTCTCCCCGCGTCTGCTGTCCAAGCCATCAATGACTGCAGCGCTCAGGGCCGGGCCGCGGCCATCCTGACGCCCGAAGGTGAGCGGCGCTGGCTCCTTGGCCCGGCTTCCCGCGTGGAAGACGCCCTCGGCGTGATCGCCGCCGACGCGATCAGCGTCATCGCAGGCGAACGAGACGGAAAACTGGCCTTGTGCGCGTCACCAACCTGCCGAGCCGCCTTCTTCGACACCAGCCAAAGTCGCACCCGCAAATGGTGTGACATGAACACGTGTGGAAATCGTCAGAAGAAAGCGCGCTTCCATGCCAACCAGCGCAAAGACCCCGGATCAGCGGAGTGA
- a CDS encoding epoxide hydrolase family protein yields MPRPTSDVQACEAHASDADLDDLRARLAAARLPEAETVCRASPGPRRWEQGVPLADLVDVVNYWRTGYDWRSFEARLNRIGQFRTTIDGLGIHFLHRRSARADATPLLLTHGWPDSVARFIDVVEELADPKDADAPAFHVVVPSLPGFGYSDRPATTGWGTEKIAAAWVELMGRLGYSTFVAHGGDWGGNITTVLAGRFPAHVLGIHTTFAEAPPGLTTDGLTAAELRWTEETRDFWRHRAAYAKQQATRPQTIGYSLVDSPVGLLAWILDKFAEWSDTEDSPFETISMDRVLDDVTLYWLTRTGASAARIYYESHNSLDPELRVDVPSALTMYPRDVEKCPRPWAQERYRQIVRWRAPEIGGHFPSLEVPGYFVRDLQEGLAAVLAAHR; encoded by the coding sequence ATGCCCCGTCCGACCAGTGACGTACAAGCATGTGAAGCCCACGCATCTGACGCCGACCTCGACGATCTGCGCGCGCGATTGGCCGCGGCGCGGCTGCCGGAAGCGGAGACGGTCTGTCGCGCCTCGCCCGGCCCTCGCCGATGGGAACAGGGCGTTCCTCTCGCCGACCTCGTGGACGTCGTGAACTACTGGCGCACCGGGTACGACTGGCGGTCGTTCGAAGCGCGCCTCAACCGCATCGGCCAGTTCCGCACGACCATTGATGGTCTGGGAATCCACTTCCTGCACCGGCGATCCGCGCGCGCAGATGCCACTCCTCTGCTCTTGACGCACGGCTGGCCGGACAGCGTTGCCCGGTTCATCGATGTGGTGGAGGAGCTGGCAGATCCGAAGGACGCGGACGCGCCGGCGTTCCACGTCGTGGTCCCGTCGCTACCAGGCTTCGGTTACAGCGACAGGCCGGCCACCACCGGGTGGGGAACCGAGAAGATCGCGGCCGCGTGGGTGGAATTGATGGGAAGGCTCGGCTACAGCACGTTCGTGGCTCACGGGGGCGACTGGGGAGGCAATATCACCACGGTTCTCGCCGGCCGGTTCCCGGCGCACGTTCTCGGCATCCACACAACGTTCGCGGAGGCGCCGCCCGGGTTGACAACGGACGGGCTGACGGCGGCCGAGCTCAGGTGGACCGAGGAAACCCGCGATTTCTGGCGCCATCGCGCGGCCTACGCGAAGCAGCAGGCGACCCGGCCACAGACCATCGGCTACTCGCTCGTCGACTCACCGGTCGGGCTTCTCGCCTGGATCCTCGACAAGTTCGCCGAGTGGTCAGACACCGAAGACAGTCCGTTCGAGACGATTTCCATGGACAGAGTTCTTGACGACGTCACCCTGTATTGGCTGACGCGGACCGGCGCATCGGCGGCCCGTATTTACTACGAAAGCCACAACTCGCTCGACCCCGAACTTCGGGTCGACGTCCCGTCAGCGCTCACCATGTATCCCCGCGACGTCGAGAAGTGTCCGCGCCCCTGGGCACAGGAGCGGTACCGACAGATCGTCCGATGGAGGGCACCCGAAATCGGGGGCCACTTCCCGTCACTGGAGGTTCCCGGGTATTTCGTCAGAGATCTGCAAGAGGGCCTCGCGGCAGTGCTGGCCGCTCATCGGTGA
- a CDS encoding PEP/pyruvate-binding domain-containing protein, translated as MTTTTLPADTPAPGTDRTVVGENLSLPLFRTLSGVLAGHPYLKVVVDRAEDTWHLLDTAAHPFHVNYIATRILGIGLDTLDARLDAFNTSVYMDPDRRFLLGVLSLHSDEDTDGRERPFLVLETTEADTMHGALLEEFYTFARHRVDGRLPLLVKPANHGQEHELSTVSDIRVPRILSHELFGNRTRTPLNPGEATGRLRYFRTNEEYAAHAGKLGWSDIVAMPCLPDDVPRVAGFLNTAPITPLSHTNVLAAGWGIPNAIVRDLERIVEAGGLDGSWIRYRVQDDEITLVPLAEAPALDVPTWHQQRIRLETPLLEDVPALFLHRLRRADRDRYGTKAANLGELHHVLDSRTADLTAFHGQPRPPRQDLYGHLAARLGVPEGDTGALRRAAAAFAADHLAAPDGVALPFALQHRFLTSSPALQQVIGKLKLALELDALDVLDSLCLHLQHLIRHAPMPEEVTRQITQALPDDLSGGNRLVVRSSSNAEDLPGFSAAGIYDSLTTVRGAGELLDAVRQVWASLLSPRGVRLRHQAGISLDDTYMGVIIQRYVPADLGGVLVTCDPTRRADFRNVYVNCSPGSPEAVVDGTTLPLQYLYNTVEGGGRTVALGSSGEDLPATTRKRLADLALAGRLLQSHFSDTDVDQPLDIEWLMTDQGDFRLVQIRPYAL; from the coding sequence ATGACCACCACCACGCTGCCCGCAGACACCCCGGCCCCCGGCACGGACCGCACCGTCGTCGGCGAGAACCTGTCACTGCCGCTGTTCCGCACGCTCTCCGGTGTACTGGCCGGCCACCCCTACCTGAAGGTGGTCGTCGACCGCGCCGAGGACACCTGGCATCTCCTCGACACCGCCGCCCACCCGTTCCACGTCAACTACATCGCCACCCGGATCCTGGGGATCGGGCTGGACACGCTGGACGCCCGCCTCGACGCGTTCAACACCTCGGTCTACATGGACCCGGACCGCCGGTTCCTGCTGGGCGTGCTCTCCCTGCACAGCGACGAGGACACCGACGGGCGGGAACGGCCCTTTCTCGTCCTGGAGACGACCGAAGCAGACACCATGCACGGCGCCCTGCTCGAAGAGTTCTACACCTTCGCCCGCCACCGGGTGGACGGCCGGCTGCCGCTCCTGGTGAAACCGGCCAACCACGGCCAGGAACACGAACTGAGCACGGTCAGCGACATCCGGGTACCGCGGATCCTCAGCCACGAACTCTTCGGCAACCGCACCCGCACGCCCCTGAACCCAGGCGAGGCCACCGGCCGCCTCCGCTACTTCCGCACCAACGAGGAGTACGCGGCTCACGCCGGAAAGCTCGGCTGGTCGGACATCGTCGCGATGCCGTGTCTCCCCGACGACGTGCCGCGCGTCGCCGGCTTCCTCAACACCGCGCCCATCACACCGCTCTCGCACACCAATGTCCTCGCCGCAGGCTGGGGCATCCCCAACGCGATCGTCCGGGACCTTGAGCGGATCGTCGAAGCAGGTGGGCTGGACGGCTCCTGGATCCGCTACCGGGTCCAGGACGACGAGATCACCCTGGTCCCGCTGGCCGAGGCCCCCGCCCTCGACGTTCCGACGTGGCACCAGCAGCGGATCCGGCTGGAGACCCCGCTGCTGGAGGACGTACCGGCACTGTTCCTGCACCGGCTGCGCCGGGCCGACCGGGACCGTTACGGCACCAAGGCCGCCAACCTCGGGGAACTCCACCACGTCCTCGACAGCCGCACCGCCGACCTCACCGCCTTCCACGGGCAGCCCCGGCCTCCCCGCCAGGACCTCTACGGCCATCTCGCGGCCCGTCTGGGTGTACCCGAAGGGGACACCGGCGCCCTGCGCCGGGCAGCGGCCGCCTTCGCCGCCGACCATCTCGCCGCACCCGACGGAGTCGCCCTGCCCTTCGCACTCCAGCACCGCTTCCTCACCTCATCGCCCGCGCTGCAACAGGTCATCGGGAAACTCAAGCTGGCTCTGGAGCTCGACGCGCTGGACGTACTGGACTCCCTCTGCCTGCACCTTCAGCACCTCATCCGGCACGCCCCCATGCCCGAGGAGGTGACCCGGCAGATCACCCAGGCCCTGCCGGACGACCTGTCCGGTGGCAACCGTCTGGTGGTGCGCTCCTCCTCCAACGCCGAGGACCTGCCCGGGTTCTCCGCGGCCGGGATCTACGACTCGCTCACCACCGTCCGCGGCGCCGGAGAGCTCCTCGACGCAGTACGCCAGGTGTGGGCCTCCCTGCTGTCGCCGCGCGGTGTACGGCTGCGCCACCAGGCCGGCATCTCCCTCGACGACACCTACATGGGGGTGATCATCCAGCGGTACGTACCGGCCGACCTCGGCGGCGTCCTGGTGACCTGCGACCCGACCAGGCGGGCGGACTTCCGTAATGTCTACGTCAACTGCTCACCCGGCTCCCCCGAGGCAGTCGTGGACGGTACGACGCTGCCCCTCCAGTACCTCTACAACACCGTCGAGGGCGGCGGCCGTACGGTCGCACTCGGTTCGTCCGGCGAAGACCTCCCTGCGACGACCCGTAAGCGACTGGCGGACCTCGCCCTCGCCGGGCGGTTGCTGCAGTCCCACTTCAGTGACACCGATGTGGACCAGCCGCTCGACATCGAATGGCTGATGACCGATCAGGGAGACTTCCGCCTGGTCCAGATCCGTCCGTACGCGCTGTGA
- a CDS encoding C40 family peptidase, producing MNVSTGGGQLRSRATVAVLVCAITLISGPSYAAPNDPAPRGDGSIEHIRTELDGLYREAEVATEAYDGANEKATKQAKLLASLLDDLAHTEDRVNSLRDLAGVAARTQYRGGYLASTGLQLLLGDHSDQALGDAAQARQAMQSLVNVSGTQKTARTELDGQTKAAAKELGVLKRVRADKARAKEKIEKKIAEAQRIESGLEKGEARRLAQLEKQHTQEAKSKWRGPGGPPARGGPGGGTKVSGTAGKAVAFAMAQIGKPYVWGAVGPSSYDCSGLTSAAWAAAGHPIPRTSQAQWQGLTRVSLASARPGDLIIYYNATHVGMYIGGGQIVHAPRPGRTITTAPAASMPILGVVRPGV from the coding sequence ATGAACGTGTCGACCGGCGGCGGTCAGCTGCGAAGTCGGGCCACCGTAGCAGTCCTTGTCTGCGCGATCACCCTGATATCCGGGCCGAGTTACGCGGCTCCGAACGACCCCGCGCCGCGGGGCGACGGGTCGATCGAGCACATCCGTACCGAACTGGACGGCCTCTACCGCGAGGCCGAAGTGGCCACCGAGGCATATGACGGCGCCAACGAGAAGGCGACCAAGCAGGCGAAGCTACTGGCGTCGCTGCTCGATGACCTCGCCCACACCGAGGACCGGGTGAACAGCCTGCGCGACCTCGCGGGCGTGGCCGCCCGGACGCAGTACCGCGGCGGCTATCTCGCCTCCACGGGCCTCCAGTTGCTGCTCGGCGACCATTCCGACCAGGCACTGGGCGATGCCGCCCAGGCCCGCCAGGCCATGCAGAGCCTCGTCAACGTCTCCGGGACCCAGAAGACCGCCCGCACGGAACTCGACGGGCAGACCAAGGCCGCCGCGAAAGAGCTGGGCGTGCTGAAGCGCGTCCGCGCGGACAAGGCCAGGGCGAAGGAGAAGATCGAGAAGAAGATCGCCGAGGCCCAGCGGATCGAGTCGGGGCTGGAGAAGGGCGAGGCCCGCAGGCTGGCCCAGTTGGAGAAGCAGCACACCCAGGAGGCCAAGTCCAAGTGGCGGGGCCCCGGCGGCCCCCCGGCCAGGGGCGGCCCGGGCGGCGGGACGAAGGTGAGCGGAACGGCCGGGAAGGCAGTCGCCTTCGCCATGGCCCAGATCGGCAAGCCCTACGTGTGGGGCGCCGTGGGCCCCTCGTCGTACGACTGCTCGGGCCTCACCTCCGCGGCGTGGGCGGCAGCCGGACACCCCATCCCCCGTACCTCGCAGGCGCAGTGGCAGGGACTGACCCGGGTCAGCCTGGCATCCGCGCGACCCGGCGACCTGATCATCTACTACAACGCCACGCACGTGGGCATGTACATCGGAGGCGGACAGATCGTCCACGCACCACGGCCCGGACGGACGATCACCACCGCGCCCGCTGCCTCCATGCCCATCCTCGGCGTGGTCCGACCAGGAGTCTGA
- a CDS encoding glycosyl hydrolase family 18 protein: MAAATSAALAAGVLTALAAGVTGAQADTASAAKPSAVAASSGGVKIAYYDQWSVYGNAFYPKNLDTEGIAGKLDILNYSFENIDPTSHTCFEATKASDSTNESDPNAGDGAGDAFADYQKSFGADISVDGVADKWDQPIVGNFNQLKKLKAKYPKLKIVASIGGWTYSKYFSDAAATDAGRKKLVSSCIDMFIKGNLPVQGGYGGDGSGAGIFDGFDIDWEYPGSPNGHTGNHYSTADKANYTKLMAEFRTELDAYGASNGGKKMLLTAALPAGQDKIANLETDKLGQYLDYANVMTYDMHGAWDATGPTNNQDPTYVSPDDPSTPISPGTEKYSTDNAIKAWTTGDPAYGIPGGFPANKITMGYPLYYRGWTGVSAGSNHGLYQPATGPAPARGISQVPGTAYYKELTDIVANPSTTFYDAASQSNYFYNGTEFWTGLGDKSIQAKADYAHCQGLGGSMMYSLLDLDPAATLFNKIVTATNGSASDCSTPPTTPPTTPPTTPPTTPPTTPPTTPPPSGTCTAPSWSASEVYVGGKQISWKGHNWKAKWWTTNEEPGSTGEWGAWQDLGAC; this comes from the coding sequence ATGGCCGCCGCCACGAGCGCGGCGCTGGCCGCGGGAGTGCTCACCGCTCTCGCAGCCGGTGTCACCGGCGCCCAGGCGGACACCGCGTCGGCCGCCAAGCCCTCGGCTGTCGCCGCGAGCAGCGGAGGGGTCAAGATCGCGTACTACGACCAGTGGAGCGTGTACGGCAACGCCTTCTACCCCAAGAATCTCGACACCGAGGGGATCGCGGGCAAGCTGGACATCCTCAATTACTCGTTCGAGAACATCGACCCGACGAGCCACACCTGTTTCGAGGCGACCAAGGCGTCCGACTCGACGAACGAGAGCGACCCCAACGCCGGGGACGGCGCGGGCGATGCCTTCGCCGACTACCAGAAGTCCTTCGGTGCGGACATCAGCGTGGACGGTGTCGCCGACAAGTGGGACCAGCCGATCGTCGGCAACTTCAACCAGCTCAAGAAGCTGAAGGCGAAATACCCGAAGCTGAAGATCGTCGCGTCGATCGGCGGCTGGACGTACTCCAAGTACTTCTCCGATGCGGCTGCGACCGACGCCGGCCGTAAGAAGCTCGTCAGCTCCTGCATCGACATGTTCATCAAGGGCAACCTGCCGGTGCAGGGCGGTTACGGGGGCGACGGCTCCGGGGCCGGCATCTTCGACGGCTTCGACATCGACTGGGAGTACCCCGGCTCGCCCAACGGCCACACGGGCAACCACTACAGCACGGCGGACAAGGCGAACTACACCAAGCTGATGGCCGAATTCCGCACCGAGCTGGATGCCTACGGTGCCTCCAACGGTGGCAAGAAGATGCTGCTCACCGCGGCGCTGCCGGCCGGCCAGGACAAGATCGCGAACCTCGAGACCGACAAGCTCGGCCAGTACCTCGACTACGCGAACGTGATGACGTACGACATGCACGGCGCCTGGGACGCGACGGGCCCGACCAACAACCAGGATCCGACGTACGTGTCGCCCGACGACCCGTCGACGCCGATCTCGCCCGGTACCGAGAAGTACTCCACCGACAACGCCATCAAGGCATGGACCACCGGTGATCCGGCCTACGGCATCCCTGGCGGGTTCCCGGCCAACAAGATCACCATGGGCTACCCGCTGTACTACCGCGGCTGGACCGGCGTCTCGGCAGGAAGCAACCACGGCCTGTACCAGCCGGCCACCGGACCGGCCCCGGCGCGCGGCATCAGCCAGGTCCCGGGGACCGCGTACTACAAGGAACTGACCGACATCGTCGCCAACCCGTCCACCACGTTCTACGACGCGGCCTCGCAGTCCAACTACTTCTACAACGGGACGGAGTTCTGGACCGGCCTCGGCGACAAGAGCATCCAGGCCAAGGCCGACTACGCACACTGCCAGGGCCTGGGCGGCTCGATGATGTACTCCCTGCTCGACCTCGACCCGGCGGCCACCCTCTTCAACAAGATCGTGACGGCGACGAACGGGTCCGCGTCCGACTGCTCGACGCCCCCGACGACGCCGCCGACGACGCCCCCGACCACTCCGCCGACGACGCCTCCCACCACGCCGCCGACGACCCCGCCCCCGTCCGGTACCTGCACCGCGCCATCGTGGAGCGCATCCGAGGTCTACGTCGGCGGCAAGCAGATCTCCTGGAAGGGCCACAACTGGAAGGCCAAGTGGTGGACCACCAATGAGGAACCGGGCAGCACGGGCGAGTGGGGGGCCTGGCAAGACCTGGGCGCCTGCTGA
- a CDS encoding MFS transporter: MARRILRLNNGFQLLFNLLWWMPVFYAYQREAGLSDGQIFGIQSIYYLAFCLFEIPTGMVADRIGARNCLRAGAVVMVAANLAPVCAPSYTGFLVHFLAIAAGRSLTSGAASAYLYDGLRAEGADGHYLKAEGQARALGLAAKVLCWPLVGPVMAVAHAAPYVLSAAGAAGSLVCAAALPRLASPPAGTRIPPAPKRGYSAFLHDAATALRCVRASPWLALVMVQGVAVFTLSRICQVNLFQPMLLAHGVGENAHGGVLAAMTVAEAVGSARPQWLGRRLPPVAWVSLLSIALAGTLAGIALGGPWTVVALLCVFALGTGFAYPLQRKLVNDAIPAQAPRATLLSVESIVDRGVCALAAVAVGAYLAAGRLDALLWHSAIVTGALMVALHLILRRGKIRPDSGASPARRAVTAGS, from the coding sequence GTGGCACGCCGGATCCTCCGGCTGAACAACGGCTTCCAGTTGCTGTTCAACCTGCTGTGGTGGATGCCGGTGTTCTACGCCTACCAACGTGAGGCGGGACTCTCCGACGGGCAGATCTTCGGCATCCAGAGCATCTACTACCTGGCGTTCTGCCTGTTCGAGATCCCCACCGGGATGGTCGCCGACCGTATCGGCGCGCGCAACTGCCTGCGGGCGGGCGCCGTCGTGATGGTCGCGGCGAACCTGGCCCCGGTGTGTGCCCCTTCCTACACCGGCTTCCTCGTCCACTTCCTGGCCATCGCCGCAGGCCGTTCCCTGACGTCCGGCGCCGCCAGCGCCTACCTCTACGACGGTCTGCGTGCCGAGGGCGCCGACGGGCACTACCTGAAGGCCGAGGGCCAGGCACGAGCCCTCGGCCTGGCCGCGAAGGTGCTGTGCTGGCCCCTGGTCGGCCCGGTGATGGCAGTCGCCCACGCGGCGCCGTACGTGCTCAGCGCGGCCGGAGCGGCAGGCTCCCTCGTCTGCGCCGCCGCCCTGCCGCGGCTCGCCTCGCCCCCGGCCGGCACTCGCATTCCCCCTGCGCCGAAACGCGGTTACAGCGCCTTCCTGCACGACGCGGCCACGGCCCTGCGCTGTGTGCGCGCCAGCCCCTGGCTCGCGCTGGTGATGGTGCAGGGGGTGGCCGTGTTCACGCTGTCCCGTATCTGCCAGGTGAACCTGTTCCAGCCCATGCTGCTCGCCCACGGCGTCGGCGAGAACGCACACGGAGGGGTGCTCGCGGCCATGACCGTGGCGGAGGCCGTCGGCTCGGCGCGCCCCCAGTGGCTGGGGCGGCGCCTGCCACCGGTGGCGTGGGTCTCCCTGCTGAGCATCGCGCTGGCGGGCACCCTGGCGGGGATCGCCCTCGGCGGTCCCTGGACCGTGGTCGCGCTGTTGTGCGTGTTCGCCTTGGGCACCGGTTTCGCCTACCCGCTCCAGCGGAAGCTGGTCAACGACGCCATCCCTGCGCAGGCTCCGCGCGCCACCTTGCTGTCCGTCGAGAGCATCGTGGACCGCGGTGTGTGCGCTCTGGCGGCGGTGGCCGTGGGGGCCTACCTGGCGGCGGGGCGGCTGGACGCGCTGCTCTGGCACAGCGCGATCGTGACCGGCGCGCTGATGGTTGCCCTCCATCTGATCCTGCGCCGGGGGAAGATCCGCCCGGACAGCGGGGCCTCCCCCGCCCGACGGGCCGTCACGGCCGGGAGCTGA